From a region of the Arachis ipaensis cultivar K30076 chromosome B09, Araip1.1, whole genome shotgun sequence genome:
- the LOC107619091 gene encoding protein CURVATURE THYLAKOID 1C, chloroplastic translates to MASTVASLLPPLLVHGRQSHAVTMHSFPLSPPLFERRNHTAFVVKASGDSSESSTTLTVFKTVQNVWDKPEDRLGLIGLGFSAVVAVWASANLITAVDKLPIIPTALELIGILFTAWFTYRYLLFKPDREELFRILNKSVSDILGQ, encoded by the exons ATGGCTTCCACTGTTGCAAGCTTGCTACCGCCGTTGCTGGTTCATGGCAGACAATCACATGCTGTGACCATGCATAGTTTCCCCCTTTCTCCTCCTCTTTTTG AGAGACGAAACCATACTGCTTTTGTTGTGAAGGCCTCTGGAGATAGTTCTGAATCTTCTACTACTCTTACTGTTTTCAAGACGGTTCAGAATGTT TGGGATAAACCTGAGGACCGGTTGGGACTAATTGGTTTAGGCTTTTCAGCTGTAGTAGCAGTTTGGGCATCAGCAAATTTGATCACG GCTGTTGACAAATTACCAATTATCCCTACTGCACTAGAATTAATTGGGATACTATTTACTGCG TGGTTTACATATCGATATCTCTTGTTCAAGCCCGACCG GGAAGAGCTCTTTAGAATCCTGAACAAGTCAGTATCAGATATTTTGGGCCAGTAA